A single genomic interval of Zobellia nedashkovskayae harbors:
- a CDS encoding SRPBCC domain-containing protein: MTKQIKTSITISASKERIWQVLTAFDKYPEWNSFIKSVSGDVKVGNQIQIKLQGMTFKPFVLTLTENTELKWLGHLWFKGLFDGEHLFKLTDNGDGTTHFEQSEHFSGILVKLFSKSLDKDTKNGFEQMNKELKLRAEKH; encoded by the coding sequence ATGACAAAGCAGATTAAAACATCTATTACAATAAGCGCTAGTAAAGAAAGAATTTGGCAAGTCCTTACCGCCTTTGACAAGTATCCTGAATGGAATTCATTTATTAAATCAGTTTCTGGAGACGTAAAAGTTGGAAACCAAATTCAAATAAAATTGCAAGGAATGACTTTTAAACCCTTTGTATTGACCTTGACTGAAAACACAGAGTTAAAGTGGCTTGGTCATCTTTGGTTTAAAGGTCTGTTTGACGGAGAACACCTATTTAAATTGACAGATAACGGAGATGGAACTACTCATTTTGAACAGAGCGAGCATTTTAGCGGAATTTTGGTTAAGCTGTTTTCAAAGAGTTTAGACAAAGACACCAAAAATGGATTTGAACAAATGAACAAGGAATTAAAGTTACGTGCGGAAAAGCACTAA
- a CDS encoding Crp/Fnr family transcriptional regulator, giving the protein MTELQKYITSYFGITNENMDQITSLFTESELKKGEYFTKTGQYCQKLSFVRSGFIRIFANANDKEVTQWISTKGYFITDLYSFSFKQRARWNIQALTDCELYTINKENYALLNSVVPNWAEMEKQFIAGCFVQLEERVFSHLSLSAEERYNQLFENNKALFNQVPLQYLASMLGMSPETFSRIRNKKIS; this is encoded by the coding sequence TTGACAGAATTACAGAAATATATTACTTCCTACTTTGGAATCACCAATGAAAATATGGACCAAATAACTTCATTGTTCACAGAATCGGAACTCAAAAAAGGGGAATATTTTACAAAAACTGGTCAATATTGCCAAAAACTGAGTTTTGTTCGAAGTGGTTTTATACGAATTTTTGCAAATGCCAATGACAAAGAAGTTACGCAATGGATTTCTACAAAAGGTTATTTCATAACCGACTTGTACAGTTTTAGCTTTAAACAAAGAGCAAGATGGAATATTCAAGCATTAACGGATTGTGAACTCTACACAATCAATAAGGAAAACTATGCCCTTTTGAATAGTGTTGTTCCAAATTGGGCAGAAATGGAAAAACAGTTTATTGCAGGTTGTTTCGTTCAATTAGAAGAAAGGGTTTTTAGCCATTTATCCCTTAGTGCCGAAGAACGCTACAACCAACTTTTCGAGAATAATAAAGCACTTTTTAATCAAGTTCCGTTGCAATATCTCGCGTCAATGTTGGGAATGTCTCCCGAAACATTTAGCAGAATTAGAAACAAAAAGATTTCTTGA